A single window of Ovis canadensis isolate MfBH-ARS-UI-01 breed Bighorn chromosome 15, ARS-UI_OviCan_v2, whole genome shotgun sequence DNA harbors:
- the LOC138420674 gene encoding olfactory receptor 4C16-like, translating into MQLNNNVTEFILLGLTQDPVRKKIVFTTFLIFYLGTLLGNFLIITTIKTSKALGSPMYFFLFHLSLSDTCFSTCIAPRMIADSLLKNATISFSECIVQVFSFHFFGCLEIFILVLMAVDRYVAICKPLHYTTIMSYQVCGVLVAVAWVGSCVHSSAQIFLALSLPFCGPNVIDHYLCDLQPLLQLACTDTYVTNLLLVSNSGAICTVSFVMLMFSYAIILHSLRNHSAEGRKKALSTCISHITVVILFFGPCIFIYTRPATTFSMDKMIALFYTLGTPLINPLIYTLRNAEVKNAMRMLWSKKLVSDGKR; encoded by the coding sequence ATGCAGCTGAATAATAATGTGACTGAGTTTATTCTGCTTGGATTGACACAAGATCCTGTTAGGAAGAAAATAGTGTTTACCACTTTCTTGATTTTCTATTTGGGGACCTTGTTGGGGAACTTTCTGATTATTACCACGATCAAGACCAGCAAGGCACTTGGGAGTCCaatgtatttcttccttttccatttatctttgtctgaTACCTGCTTCTCTACATGCATAGCCCCTAGGATGATTGCAGATTCCCTTTTGAAGAATGCCACTATCTCTTTCAGTGAGTGCATAGTCCaagttttttccttccatttctttggCTGCCTGGAGATCTTCATCCTCGTCCTCATGGCTgttgaccgctatgtggccatctgtaagCCCCTGCACTACACAACCATCATGAGTTATCAAGTCTGTGGTGTGTTGGTGGCTGTGGCCTGGGTGGGATCCTGTGTGCATTCTTCAGCTCAGATTTTTCTTGCCCTGAGTTTACCTTTCTGTGGTCCCAATGTGATTGATCATTATCTATGTGACTTGCAGCCTTTGTTACAACTTGCCTGTACAGACACCTATGTGACCAACCTACTCTTGGTGTCCAACAGCGGGGCCATCTGTACAGTGAGTTTTGTTATGCTGATGTTCTCCTATGCTATCATCTTGCATTCTCTGAGAAACCACAGTGCTGAGGGGAGGAAAAAAGCCCTCtccacctgcatctcccacatcaCTGTGGTCATCTTGTTCTTTGGTCCTTGCATATTTATATACACTCGCCCTGCAACCACCTTTTCCATGGATAAGATGATAGCTCTGTTTTACACACTTGGAACACCTTTGATCAACCCTCTGATTTATACACTGAGGAATGCAGAAGTGAAAAATGCCATGAGGATGTTATGGAGCAAGAAGTTGGTCTCAGATGGCAAAAGATGA